One window of Candidatus Chlorobium masyuteum genomic DNA carries:
- a CDS encoding tetratricopeptide repeat-containing S1 family peptidase: protein MKKKINALRKRELQPASPPEPSGFNHFLYGTARSLICLLLLSAANSHLVEAKTAAEVFQDISGSVVVVQNYDSNNKLQSMGSGIILPSGNVATNCHVIEKAGRLAIIYQKKEYPAKARYTDRFRDVCSLTVSGLQASQLILGDTNQLKVGSKVYAIGAPQGLELTFSDGIISGLRTVDKGHYIQSTAPISLGSSGGGLFDENARLIGLPTYFFKQGQQLNFALPVEWVIDLPNRQSVESKVNANDIDWTYQVTALEEKQDWGGMVQLCQRWTKQLPSSSNAWGYLGVAYLQKGDLTLAIEAYQAAVLIRPEYSQYWADLGAAYGREGQKLKKIEAYKKAVRLNNDYALGWINLANACVQNGEYEQAILAYLEVLRITPGDASSWYNMGHAYRDAGQFIKAVEAYRKAATLSPGNAQYLIKLGQAYGMAGQDVKQLEAYRKALVVNPAYVDAWLYLGVAYNKSKMEIQERDAYLKALLIDPNHNAVLFNLGQNYLEHGNRQKGMEVYSRLKELNQDLAQQFYNNFSKLMFFKTAMR, encoded by the coding sequence ATGAAAAAGAAGATCAACGCACTCCGGAAGCGGGAACTTCAACCTGCATCACCTCCCGAACCCTCAGGGTTCAATCATTTTCTGTATGGAACCGCCCGTTCATTGATCTGCCTGTTGCTGCTTTCAGCCGCAAATTCGCATCTGGTTGAAGCAAAAACCGCAGCCGAGGTTTTCCAGGATATTTCCGGAAGCGTGGTAGTCGTACAGAACTATGACAGCAACAACAAGCTGCAAAGCATGGGGAGCGGCATTATTCTGCCTTCCGGAAACGTGGCAACAAACTGTCATGTGATTGAAAAAGCCGGACGACTGGCGATTATCTACCAGAAAAAAGAGTATCCGGCCAAAGCCCGCTATACCGACCGTTTCAGGGATGTCTGCTCCCTTACAGTCTCCGGCCTGCAAGCCTCGCAACTCATCCTTGGAGACACCAATCAACTCAAGGTAGGATCCAAAGTCTATGCCATAGGTGCACCCCAGGGACTTGAGCTGACTTTTTCCGACGGTATCATCTCCGGCCTGCGAACGGTCGATAAAGGACACTATATTCAGTCTACTGCACCAATATCACTCGGCTCAAGCGGGGGTGGTCTGTTTGATGAGAATGCCAGGTTGATTGGTCTGCCCACCTATTTTTTCAAACAGGGTCAACAGTTGAATTTCGCCCTTCCTGTGGAGTGGGTTATCGATCTTCCTAATCGTCAGTCTGTAGAGTCAAAGGTAAATGCCAACGATATTGATTGGACCTATCAGGTTACCGCCCTTGAGGAAAAACAGGATTGGGGAGGGATGGTCCAGCTCTGCCAGAGATGGACAAAACAGCTTCCATCAAGCAGCAACGCATGGGGGTATTTAGGTGTCGCCTATCTTCAGAAAGGTGATCTGACCCTTGCAATTGAAGCGTATCAGGCTGCGGTTCTTATTCGTCCTGAATATTCTCAATACTGGGCAGATCTTGGTGCCGCCTATGGCAGGGAGGGGCAAAAGCTCAAAAAAATAGAGGCTTACAAAAAAGCGGTGAGGCTCAACAATGATTATGCTCTCGGCTGGATCAACCTTGCCAATGCCTGTGTTCAGAACGGGGAGTATGAACAAGCCATCCTTGCTTACCTGGAGGTGTTACGGATCACACCAGGGGACGCTTCGTCCTGGTATAATATGGGTCATGCCTATCGCGATGCCGGCCAATTCATTAAAGCTGTCGAGGCTTACCGGAAAGCGGCAACGCTCTCTCCCGGCAATGCACAATATTTGATAAAACTTGGTCAGGCTTATGGCATGGCCGGTCAGGATGTCAAGCAGCTCGAAGCCTACAGAAAAGCCCTGGTCGTCAATCCGGCTTATGTTGATGCATGGCTCTATCTGGGGGTTGCCTATAATAAATCAAAGATGGAAATTCAGGAGCGTGACGCTTATCTGAAAGCCCTTCTTATTGATCCGAATCACAATGCGGTACTCTTCAATCTTGGCCAGAACTATCTTGAACACGGTAATCGCCAAAAAGGTATGGAGGTCTATTCCCGTCTGAAAGAGCTGAATCAGGATCTTGCCCAGCAATTCTATAACAATTTCAGCAAGCTGATGTTTTTTAAAACCGCGATGCGGTAA
- a CDS encoding aliphatic sulfonate ABC transporter substrate-binding protein — translation MTTLSIRKHSVLRTMIRCIGLLALLLMPSELRAAPMPSELRIDYADYNPLSYVLKKFGWLEKEFEADHVAVRWIFSEGSNQGLDFLTNGSVDFASTSALPSLISKAKGSPIKAVYIFSHPDWISLVVNRDSPIKSVRGLKGKKIAATPVTEPYFFLLRALHEVGLQKSDVIILPLNHKQGRIALETNKVDAWAGIDPYGISSQLESGSRVIYRNEAFNSNGFLTITEPFAVRYPDVVSRVIRIYERVRKWAVTHPDDLAVIYSDESGISLPIAKVTLSKVDLSRPVPAMEDIIHLREAVPVLVKEKMVSDSSVANKVIDDLVDPAFLPGK, via the coding sequence ATGACTACTCTATCCATCAGAAAGCATAGCGTACTCCGCACCATGATCAGATGCATAGGCTTGTTGGCACTGTTGCTTATGCCTTCAGAACTTCGGGCGGCACCGATGCCCTCGGAATTGAGGATTGATTATGCCGATTACAATCCGCTCAGTTACGTCCTGAAAAAATTCGGTTGGCTGGAAAAGGAGTTTGAAGCAGACCATGTTGCTGTCCGGTGGATATTCAGCGAAGGGAGTAATCAGGGGCTTGATTTTCTGACAAACGGCAGTGTAGATTTTGCCTCCACGTCAGCGCTGCCCAGTCTGATCTCAAAAGCAAAAGGAAGTCCGATCAAGGCGGTCTATATCTTTTCGCATCCTGACTGGATTTCACTGGTAGTTAATCGTGATTCTCCCATTAAATCGGTCCGTGGCCTAAAGGGTAAAAAGATTGCAGCAACGCCTGTTACTGAACCCTATTTTTTTCTGCTCCGGGCGTTGCATGAGGTTGGTTTACAGAAAAGTGATGTAATAATTCTTCCCCTGAATCATAAGCAGGGGCGTATTGCACTTGAAACAAATAAAGTTGATGCATGGGCCGGCATTGATCCTTACGGCATTTCAAGTCAACTGGAGAGCGGAAGTCGTGTGATCTACCGTAACGAGGCATTCAACAGTAATGGTTTTTTGACCATAACAGAGCCATTTGCAGTCAGATACCCGGACGTGGTCTCACGGGTCATCAGAATATATGAAAGAGTACGCAAGTGGGCGGTAACCCATCCTGATGATCTGGCGGTGATCTACTCTGATGAATCCGGAATCTCCCTGCCGATTGCGAAGGTGACCCTCAGCAAGGTTGATCTTTCCCGTCCGGTTCCGGCAATGGAAGACATCATCCATCTGAGGGAAGCCGTACCCGTTCTGGTGAAGGAGAAGATGGTCAGTGACAGCAGTGTAGCCAACAAGGTGATTGACGATCTGGTTGATCCCGCTTTTCTTCCGGGCAAATAA
- a CDS encoding SRPBCC family protein — MGINSLTYLQRIPVSIEEAWAFFSNPANLSKITPPEMMVTITSGTGENRIYEGMIITYTLYPFMMIPVQWETEITMVSKPYFFEDVQNSGPYEYWHHRHAFREVPGGVEMVDSLEYALPMGLFGEFVNTLIVSRRLEEVFRYRRERIEEILGRL; from the coding sequence ATGGGAATCAATTCCCTTACATACCTCCAGCGCATTCCGGTCTCCATTGAGGAGGCCTGGGCTTTTTTCTCCAATCCAGCTAATCTGTCAAAAATCACTCCTCCTGAAATGATGGTCACCATAACCAGCGGAACGGGTGAAAATCGCATATATGAGGGCATGATCATTACCTACACCCTCTATCCCTTCATGATGATTCCCGTCCAGTGGGAAACAGAGATCACCATGGTATCGAAACCCTATTTTTTTGAAGATGTCCAGAATTCCGGCCCATATGAGTACTGGCATCATCGTCACGCTTTCAGAGAGGTTCCCGGCGGTGTTGAGATGGTGGACTCTCTTGAGTACGCCCTGCCGATGGGATTGTTTGGTGAGTTCGTCAACACGCTGATTGTTTCCCGGCGACTTGAGGAGGTGTTCAGGTACAGAAGAGAGCGGATTGAGGAGATTTTAGGACGATTATAA
- a CDS encoding TonB-dependent receptor plug domain-containing protein, which produces MNKKVFLVVMAALLSSKGLLADEQPKHFTGEETVVTATKTINSISNAGGASVTVITSAEIRASGKHTVEDLLKGVAGIDVSANGGPGSMTSLFIRGGDAKNTLVLIDGVPVNDPATTNRTASLSNLTLDNVEKIEVVRGSLSVLYGSNATAGVINILTKKGDGPMKSYAGIEGGAYGTYKINGGVSGKTGKSAYALSLARLKSDGFSFADDRNPRIPHSGNTSEHDGYENTTLSGSYSYELAASSVLETTFRYTDASVRYDESANGYTGDRFTYVWPSYVANPAGLKEQHNDSRQYVGRVAYKNCGKVIGNTLFVQFTNEERTDFDNDGVKTNTFTGKMQEIGWQGDMQVTDANMLTIGLSGKNESMNYHDFVWGAPLIDRSVLSGNIWLQDQWSVDNLKLVAGVRYEDNEIFGSKVTARVAPSYRIGETVLKASYGTGFLAPSLYQLYSDYGSETLKPETSTGIDAGVEHRFRDNLRAGITWFRSVYDDRIDFDMVTWKYAQVAGTSKSRGIESFIEWQPLQALQLAMNYTHNKTEDPLGVQLVRRPENKVGISGRYRIGKSAAFGAGMQWVDERKEVASAKDSSGTAVGKLPDYFLLNLNGSYNLSEKVELYGRIDNVFNTWYEEAWGYATPGRSAYAGVKIAF; this is translated from the coding sequence ATGAACAAAAAAGTATTTCTCGTGGTGATGGCCGCTCTTTTGAGCAGCAAAGGTCTGCTTGCTGATGAACAGCCAAAACACTTTACCGGTGAGGAGACGGTTGTTACGGCCACAAAAACCATCAACTCAATCAGTAACGCCGGAGGTGCATCGGTAACGGTCATTACTTCGGCTGAGATCCGGGCTTCCGGAAAGCACACGGTAGAAGATCTGCTCAAAGGTGTAGCGGGTATTGATGTTTCCGCTAACGGTGGACCAGGCTCCATGACATCGCTCTTTATTCGCGGGGGTGATGCCAAAAACACGCTTGTACTGATTGACGGAGTTCCGGTCAACGATCCGGCTACGACAAACCGTACGGCAAGCCTCTCCAACCTTACACTCGACAATGTTGAAAAGATTGAGGTTGTCCGAGGCTCGCTCAGTGTGCTCTACGGAAGCAATGCCACTGCCGGAGTTATCAATATCCTGACCAAAAAAGGCGATGGCCCCATGAAATCCTATGCCGGTATCGAAGGGGGAGCATACGGGACGTATAAAATCAACGGGGGCGTGAGCGGAAAAACCGGTAAATCGGCATATGCGCTCTCACTTGCCCGACTGAAGTCAGACGGATTTTCCTTTGCCGACGACCGCAATCCGCGTATTCCGCACAGCGGCAATACCAGTGAACATGACGGCTATGAAAACACGACACTCTCCGGATCCTACTCCTATGAGCTGGCAGCCTCATCGGTTCTTGAAACCACCTTTCGCTATACTGACGCTTCGGTACGGTATGATGAGTCGGCCAACGGCTATACCGGTGACCGGTTTACCTATGTGTGGCCATCCTATGTAGCAAATCCCGCCGGTCTGAAGGAGCAGCATAATGACAGCCGTCAGTATGTCGGAAGGGTTGCCTATAAAAATTGCGGCAAGGTAATCGGAAACACGCTATTCGTGCAGTTCACCAATGAGGAGAGAACCGATTTCGATAACGACGGCGTAAAAACAAACACCTTCACCGGCAAGATGCAGGAGATCGGCTGGCAGGGCGATATGCAGGTTACTGACGCCAATATGCTGACAATTGGTTTATCCGGCAAAAATGAGAGTATGAACTATCATGACTTTGTCTGGGGAGCACCCCTGATCGACAGGTCGGTACTTTCGGGAAATATCTGGCTGCAGGATCAATGGAGTGTTGATAATCTGAAACTGGTAGCGGGAGTCCGGTATGAGGATAATGAGATTTTCGGCAGTAAGGTTACGGCAAGGGTAGCGCCGTCATACAGAATCGGCGAAACCGTTCTGAAGGCAAGTTACGGTACCGGTTTTCTTGCCCCCTCGCTCTATCAGCTCTATTCGGATTACGGCTCGGAAACCCTCAAACCTGAAACAAGCACCGGCATTGATGCCGGAGTCGAACATCGCTTTCGTGATAACCTCCGGGCCGGGATTACCTGGTTCCGATCGGTCTATGACGACAGAATTGATTTTGATATGGTAACATGGAAATATGCCCAGGTTGCCGGAACATCCAAATCACGGGGCATTGAGAGTTTTATTGAATGGCAGCCGCTTCAGGCCCTTCAGCTCGCCATGAATTATACCCATAACAAAACCGAAGACCCTCTGGGTGTACAGCTGGTGCGTCGTCCTGAAAACAAGGTTGGCATCTCCGGCAGATACCGCATCGGCAAATCAGCCGCATTTGGTGCCGGCATGCAGTGGGTCGATGAACGAAAAGAGGTTGCATCAGCAAAGGATAGCAGCGGAACAGCTGTCGGCAAGCTTCCGGACTATTTCCTCCTGAACCTGAACGGATCATACAATCTGTCCGAAAAGGTCGAATTATACGGACGCATCGACAATGTATTCAATACCTGGTACGAAGAGGCCTGGGGTTACGCAACTCCGGGAAGGTCGGCCTATGCAGGAGTCAAGATTGCCTTTTAA
- the bluB gene encoding 5,6-dimethylbenzimidazole synthase translates to MNMTISEQEREALYKVIYNRRDVRGQFLANPVPEEVISRLLDAAHHAPSVGFMQPWDFIVVKDRAVRRKVRDGFEVAHAEAAAMFSEEKQEQYRSFKLEGIMESPLGICITCDRTRSGEVVIGRTANPEMDLYSSVCAVQNLWLAARAENLGVGWVSIIHNDHIREVLGIPEHIVPVAWLCVGYVSFFHETPELEQAGWLPRMELDSLVHYETW, encoded by the coding sequence ATGAATATGACCATTAGCGAACAGGAAAGGGAGGCACTCTACAAGGTCATCTACAACCGGAGGGACGTGCGGGGGCAGTTTCTTGCAAACCCTGTACCGGAAGAGGTAATCTCGCGGCTTCTTGACGCGGCTCACCATGCGCCGAGTGTCGGATTTATGCAGCCCTGGGATTTTATTGTTGTCAAGGATCGTGCTGTTCGCCGCAAAGTCAGGGATGGTTTTGAGGTTGCTCACGCCGAAGCTGCGGCAATGTTCAGCGAAGAGAAGCAGGAGCAGTATCGCTCGTTCAAGCTGGAGGGGATTATGGAATCCCCTCTTGGCATCTGCATCACCTGCGACCGAACGCGCAGCGGGGAGGTGGTGATCGGCCGCACAGCAAACCCGGAGATGGATCTCTACAGCTCGGTCTGTGCCGTGCAGAACCTCTGGCTTGCGGCAAGGGCGGAAAACCTCGGTGTCGGCTGGGTCAGTATCATACATAACGACCATATCCGTGAAGTACTCGGTATTCCGGAGCATATTGTCCCGGTTGCCTGGCTCTGTGTCGGCTATGTAAGCTTTTTTCATGAAACACCGGAACTTGAGCAGGCTGGCTGGCTGCCGAGAATGGAGCTTGACTCACTGGTTCATTACGAAACATGGTAA
- a CDS encoding cobyric acid synthase, giving the protein MVKAENKSSALAIFGTASDVGKSIVATALCRIFSNAGIDVAPFKAQNMSNNSGVTHDGFEIGRAQIAQAEAARVAPSADMNPVLLKPNSDTGAQVVLQGKVCTDRTAREYFGDTKRWSEAAFESLERLMMKHELVVIEGAGSCAEMNLYERDFVNFKTARRAKASVILVADIDRGGVFAQVAGTLAIIPPEDRALVKGVIINRFRGDISLFRDGVAMLEAMTGVPVLGVIPYFRGFSIDAEDAVPLSSKVDPAGAPSPDKIGVAAIYFPHISNFTDLSPLEHDSRVELHYLHYPRSLKGYKALILPGSKNVRGDLGWLLSLGWESEIRKFREEGGVIMGICGGYQMLGNSIADPHGVEGTPGTARALGYLDVETVLEKDKCLANAKGTIVDGNIPASGYEIHMGRSTVSGACRPFIRLSERNNNPENDLDGAVSCDGKVFGTYFHGIFSERGVKEWFLLRSQPSCQPQGQESDVSVESYERLAGHFTLHLDLDKVFSIIDRSQP; this is encoded by the coding sequence ATGGTAAAAGCTGAAAACAAATCAAGTGCCCTTGCAATTTTTGGCACAGCTTCAGATGTCGGCAAAAGCATTGTAGCAACCGCCCTCTGCCGGATATTCAGCAATGCCGGTATTGATGTCGCCCCGTTCAAGGCGCAGAACATGTCGAATAACTCCGGCGTTACCCATGACGGCTTCGAAATCGGACGCGCCCAGATAGCCCAGGCTGAAGCCGCACGTGTTGCCCCCTCCGCCGATATGAATCCGGTACTGCTGAAACCCAACTCCGATACCGGGGCCCAGGTTGTGCTTCAGGGGAAGGTGTGCACCGACCGGACGGCCAGAGAGTATTTCGGCGACACCAAACGGTGGTCTGAAGCTGCATTTGAGAGTCTTGAGCGGTTGATGATGAAGCATGAGCTGGTCGTGATCGAAGGAGCCGGATCCTGTGCGGAGATGAATCTCTACGAAAGGGATTTTGTTAATTTCAAAACTGCACGAAGGGCAAAAGCATCGGTCATTCTTGTTGCCGATATTGACAGGGGAGGCGTCTTTGCGCAGGTTGCCGGAACACTCGCCATTATTCCGCCAGAAGACCGGGCTCTGGTAAAAGGGGTTATCATTAACCGCTTTCGGGGAGATATCTCCCTCTTCCGCGATGGCGTTGCCATGCTTGAAGCTATGACCGGCGTTCCGGTTCTCGGTGTTATTCCTTACTTCAGGGGGTTCAGCATTGATGCCGAAGATGCCGTACCCCTCTCCTCCAAAGTTGATCCGGCGGGAGCTCCTTCCCCTGATAAGATCGGCGTTGCCGCAATCTATTTTCCGCACATCTCCAATTTTACCGATCTGTCGCCGCTGGAGCATGATTCGAGGGTTGAGCTGCACTACCTCCACTACCCGAGATCCCTGAAGGGGTACAAGGCGCTCATTCTTCCCGGTTCGAAAAATGTGCGTGGCGATCTTGGCTGGCTCCTCTCTCTGGGATGGGAGAGTGAAATCCGGAAATTCAGGGAGGAGGGGGGAGTCATCATGGGTATCTGCGGCGGCTACCAGATGCTTGGAAACTCGATTGCCGACCCTCATGGTGTTGAAGGCACTCCCGGAACGGCACGGGCTCTCGGCTATCTTGATGTTGAAACCGTGCTTGAGAAGGATAAATGCCTTGCAAACGCAAAAGGAACCATTGTCGACGGCAATATCCCGGCTTCAGGATACGAAATCCATATGGGAAGAAGCACCGTTTCGGGTGCATGCAGACCGTTTATCCGGCTCTCGGAGCGGAACAATAATCCGGAAAATGATCTTGACGGGGCAGTAAGTTGTGATGGAAAGGTGTTTGGAACCTATTTTCATGGTATTTTCAGTGAAAGAGGGGTAAAGGAGTGGTTTCTTCTCCGCTCTCAGCCCTCCTGCCAGCCGCAAGGGCAGGAGAGTGATGTGAGTGTGGAGAGTTATGAGCGTCTTGCCGGACACTTCACCCTGCATCTTGATCTTGACAAGGTTTTCAGCATTATTGATCGGTCACAACCATGA
- the cobD gene encoding threonine-phosphate decarboxylase CobD → MKTLFHHEHGGARAGKERAEGREVLDFSVNISPLVPPIGELSFDDMQPRHYPSIDGRGVRRFYADKFELNPASVLPLNGAIEGIYLVPRALCIRRLLLLSPSFYDYERAGRVAGAEISYIHLERENRFRLPGIEELAAALAEADAFFAANPNNPTGTKLPPEIIMALASRFPDKWFIVDEAFIQFTAAFPDNSLMGKVHALKNVIVIHSLTKFYALPGLRLGAVVAHPEIICHLLDYKEPWTVNSAAESVAVKLLECNGFDRELRELIFRERTRVAAALSEIEGLHLYGGRANFFLAQWQRGVSLDELLEYLRSVGIHVRDCRNFAGLEVNYFRFAIMLPEENNRLLAAVRGAAGLNREN, encoded by the coding sequence ATGAAAACACTCTTTCATCACGAGCACGGTGGTGCACGGGCAGGCAAAGAGAGAGCCGAGGGTCGCGAGGTGCTTGACTTCAGTGTCAATATCAGTCCGCTCGTTCCGCCAATCGGAGAACTTTCGTTTGATGATATGCAGCCCCGACACTACCCCTCAATTGATGGTCGCGGTGTACGGCGTTTTTATGCGGATAAATTCGAACTTAACCCGGCTTCGGTCCTTCCGCTGAACGGTGCCATTGAAGGGATCTACCTCGTTCCGCGTGCACTTTGCATCCGTCGTCTTCTCCTGCTCTCGCCCTCTTTTTATGACTATGAGCGGGCAGGAAGAGTTGCCGGTGCCGAGATCAGCTATATTCATCTGGAGAGAGAGAACCGATTTCGTTTGCCGGGCATTGAAGAACTTGCCGCTGCGCTTGCAGAGGCCGATGCTTTTTTTGCGGCAAATCCCAATAATCCAACCGGAACCAAACTCCCCCCGGAAATTATAATGGCCCTTGCAAGCCGTTTTCCTGATAAATGGTTTATTGTCGATGAGGCATTTATCCAGTTTACTGCTGCCTTTCCGGATAACTCCCTCATGGGGAAGGTGCATGCACTGAAAAATGTTATTGTCATTCACTCGCTCACAAAATTCTATGCCCTGCCCGGTTTGAGGCTTGGGGCGGTTGTTGCACATCCGGAAATCATTTGCCATCTGCTCGACTACAAGGAGCCCTGGACGGTCAATTCAGCTGCTGAATCGGTCGCAGTAAAACTTTTGGAGTGCAACGGATTTGACCGGGAGCTTCGTGAGCTGATTTTCAGGGAGAGAACAAGAGTTGCTGCCGCTCTCTCTGAAATCGAAGGGCTGCATCTCTATGGCGGCAGGGCCAACTTCTTTCTTGCCCAGTGGCAGAGAGGTGTTTCGCTGGACGAACTGCTGGAGTATCTTCGCTCGGTCGGGATTCATGTCAGGGACTGCCGGAATTTTGCCGGGCTTGAGGTTAACTATTTCCGTTTTGCCATTATGTTGCCGGAAGAGAATAACCGTCTTCTGGCAGCTGTACGGGGTGCCGCCGGATTAAACAGGGAGAACTGA
- the cbiB gene encoding adenosylcobinamide-phosphate synthase CbiB, with product MTDALPEALVASAFLLDLSLGDPRWMPHPVRGIGWFALRLESLMRRSPLPLRVTGITTVIAVVGASAGTAWLLITCAVKLHPLGGAAMSIYLLYTSFAVRDLGDHAAAVERALIAGDINEARRKVSCIVGRDTQEMNAGGIALAATESVAENSVDGVTAPLFYALLLGPVGAIAYKAVNTLDSTFGYKNERYLAFGWASAKLDDLANWLPARVTVLFIMFGAAFNKLRVFDIFPAVRKSAKLHASPNAGYPEAAFAGALGVQFGGPRSYGGELHHAPILGVKTGECTPRTIRQSITLMRTTAIIFLLCGIGIRILLTHTTPIEIWIQ from the coding sequence TTGACTGACGCACTTCCGGAAGCCCTTGTAGCTTCAGCATTCCTGCTTGACCTCTCACTGGGTGACCCGCGATGGATGCCGCATCCGGTGAGGGGGATAGGCTGGTTTGCGCTCCGCCTTGAATCCCTGATGCGTCGCTCACCCCTCCCGTTACGGGTTACCGGTATAACAACCGTAATTGCTGTTGTCGGAGCCTCTGCCGGAACAGCTTGGCTCCTGATCACTTGTGCTGTAAAACTGCATCCTCTCGGTGGAGCTGCCATGAGCATCTACCTGCTCTACACCTCATTTGCCGTTCGCGATCTTGGCGATCATGCCGCCGCGGTAGAGCGGGCGCTTATAGCCGGTGATATTAACGAAGCACGCCGAAAGGTATCCTGTATAGTCGGACGCGATACGCAGGAGATGAACGCAGGCGGGATTGCTCTTGCAGCTACGGAGAGTGTGGCGGAGAACAGTGTTGACGGCGTGACCGCGCCGCTCTTCTATGCGCTGCTCCTCGGCCCGGTCGGGGCAATCGCCTACAAGGCAGTCAACACCCTCGACTCCACTTTCGGCTATAAAAACGAGCGCTATCTTGCGTTCGGATGGGCATCGGCAAAGCTCGATGACCTTGCCAACTGGCTTCCGGCAAGAGTAACGGTACTCTTCATCATGTTCGGGGCAGCTTTCAATAAACTCAGGGTTTTTGATATCTTTCCTGCTGTCCGGAAAAGCGCTAAACTGCACGCAAGTCCGAACGCCGGTTATCCTGAAGCAGCCTTTGCCGGAGCGCTTGGTGTTCAGTTCGGAGGTCCAAGGTCTTACGGTGGAGAGCTGCACCATGCGCCGATTCTCGGAGTTAAAACGGGGGAGTGCACCCCCCGGACAATCCGCCAAAGCATAACCCTGATGCGCACAACCGCGATTATCTTTCTTTTGTGCGGGATCGGAATCAGGATATTGTTGACCCACACAACACCAATCGAAATATGGATACAATGA
- the cobO gene encoding cob(I)yrinic acid a,c-diamide adenosyltransferase, with the protein MKRTRILLFTGNGKGKSTAAFGMLARALGHGMRARVIQFVKSDSSVGEQKFFSRFQEVEWEQFGLGFLPRDRESAEMESHRRAAREGLDAALAALASPDYDLVLLDEVCYALGEQLFDIEPLLEALRSVREGKIVVLTGRNAPASLVAAADTVTEMTLLKHAFQQGIAASAGVEN; encoded by the coding sequence ATGAAACGAACAAGAATCCTTCTCTTTACCGGTAATGGCAAGGGCAAAAGCACAGCGGCATTCGGGATGCTCGCAAGGGCACTGGGTCATGGTATGCGGGCAAGGGTGATACAGTTTGTGAAATCTGACAGCTCGGTTGGTGAGCAGAAATTTTTCAGCCGGTTTCAGGAGGTGGAGTGGGAGCAGTTCGGTCTCGGGTTTCTGCCGAGGGATCGCGAAAGCGCTGAAATGGAGAGTCATCGTCGTGCCGCCCGTGAAGGGCTTGATGCTGCCCTCGCAGCGCTTGCTTCACCCGATTATGACTTAGTCCTGCTTGACGAGGTCTGTTATGCCCTTGGCGAGCAGCTCTTTGACATTGAACCGCTGCTTGAAGCGCTCAGGAGTGTAAGGGAGGGGAAAATTGTTGTGCTTACCGGACGCAATGCTCCGGCGTCGCTTGTTGCCGCCGCTGATACCGTTACGGAGATGACCCTCCTCAAACATGCTTTCCAGCAGGGTATTGCCGCCTCTGCAGGCGTAGAAAACTGA